Proteins encoded by one window of Inmirania thermothiophila:
- a CDS encoding branched-chain amino acid ABC transporter substrate-binding protein encodes MKKIALLSGVAAMAFGLAAHAEIKIATVGPMTGQYASFGEQMRRGAEMAVADINAKGGVLGQKLELIIGDDACDPKQAVAVANQLVNKGVVFVAGHFCSGSSIPASEVYAEEGILMISPASTNPKLTDRGLPNVFRVCGRDDQQGIVAGNYIADHFADRKIAILHDKTAYGKGLADETRKQLHKRGIREAMYEPYTAGEKDYSALVSKMKDEGIGLIYIGGYHTEAGLIIRQARQQGLDAVLMSGDALVTDEYWAITGKAGEGTLMTFSPDPAKNPEARPVVEKFLAAGYKPEGYTLYTYGAIQVFAQAAEKAGTTDPMKLAKVLKSSQFDTVLGRIGFDAKGDVTAPGYVVYEWKDGKYDYVQN; translated from the coding sequence ATGAAGAAGATCGCGCTCCTTTCGGGTGTGGCGGCGATGGCCTTCGGGCTTGCCGCCCACGCCGAGATCAAGATCGCGACCGTGGGCCCGATGACCGGCCAGTACGCCTCCTTCGGCGAGCAGATGCGCCGCGGCGCCGAGATGGCGGTGGCCGACATCAACGCCAAGGGCGGGGTGCTGGGCCAGAAGCTCGAGCTGATCATCGGCGACGACGCCTGCGACCCCAAGCAGGCGGTGGCGGTGGCCAACCAGCTCGTCAACAAGGGCGTGGTGTTCGTGGCCGGGCACTTCTGCTCCGGCTCGTCGATCCCGGCCTCCGAGGTCTACGCCGAGGAGGGGATCCTGATGATCTCGCCCGCCTCCACCAACCCGAAGCTGACCGACCGCGGCCTGCCCAACGTCTTCCGCGTCTGCGGCCGTGACGACCAGCAGGGCATCGTCGCCGGCAACTACATCGCCGACCACTTCGCCGATCGCAAGATCGCGATCCTCCACGACAAGACCGCCTACGGCAAGGGGCTGGCGGACGAGACGCGCAAGCAGCTGCACAAGCGCGGCATCCGTGAGGCCATGTACGAGCCCTACACCGCCGGCGAGAAGGACTACTCGGCGCTGGTCTCCAAGATGAAGGACGAGGGCATCGGCCTCATCTACATCGGCGGCTATCACACCGAGGCCGGGCTCATCATCCGCCAGGCCCGCCAGCAGGGGCTCGACGCCGTCCTGATGTCGGGTGACGCGCTGGTCACCGACGAGTACTGGGCGATCACGGGCAAGGCCGGCGAGGGCACGCTGATGACCTTCAGCCCCGACCCGGCGAAGAACCCGGAGGCGCGCCCGGTGGTGGAGAAGTTCCTCGCCGCCGGCTACAAGCCCGAGGGCTACACCCTCTACACCTACGGCGCCATCCAGGTCTTCGCCCAGGCCGCCGAGAAGGCCGGCACCACCGACCCGATGAAGCTGGCGAAGGTCCTCAAGAGCAGCCAGTTCGACACCGTCCTCGGCCGCATCGGCTTCGACGCCAAGGGCGACGTCACCGCCCCCGGCTACGTCGTCTACGAGTGGAAGGACGGCAAGTACGACTACGTCCAGAACTGA
- a CDS encoding DUF6867 family protein, whose product MEALLGARLGVFIGVTVILMGGAAWMTGRAVANTWRPAWQVVAYCILEAAGSRFLIYALFEGRLLSATGFLADAAVLVAIGLVAYRYYHVRRMVEQYPWQYERAGLWAYREKRSFG is encoded by the coding sequence ATGGAGGCCTTGCTCGGCGCGCGACTGGGGGTGTTCATCGGGGTCACGGTGATCCTCATGGGAGGCGCGGCCTGGATGACGGGGCGGGCGGTGGCCAACACCTGGCGCCCGGCCTGGCAGGTGGTCGCCTACTGCATCCTGGAGGCCGCCGGTAGCCGCTTCCTCATCTACGCCCTCTTCGAGGGCAGGCTGCTCAGCGCCACGGGCTTCCTCGCCGACGCGGCGGTGCTCGTGGCCATCGGGCTGGTGGCCTACCGCTACTACCACGTGCGGCGGATGGTGGAGCAGTACCCGTGGCAGTACGAGCGGGCGGGGCTCTGGGCCTACCGGGAGAAGCGCAGCTTCGGCTGA
- a CDS encoding ABC transporter ATP-binding protein — translation MLSIEGVETFYGHIQALHGVDLHVEEGEIVTLIGANGAGKTTLLMTICGHPRAAAGRIVLEGEDITHLPTYEIVRRGIAHAPEGRRIFPKMTVLENLQMGATVADPRYFDEDLERVFTLFPVLKERQHQRGGTLSGGEQQMLAIGRALMARPRILLLDEPSLGLAPLVVKQIFEVIREINRQQKVTIFLVEQNAYHALRLAHRAYVMATGRIIMTGTGQELLANPEVRAAYLEGGVKH, via the coding sequence ATGCTGAGCATCGAGGGGGTCGAGACCTTCTACGGGCACATTCAGGCCCTGCACGGCGTCGACCTGCACGTCGAGGAGGGCGAGATCGTGACCCTCATCGGCGCCAACGGCGCCGGCAAGACGACGCTGCTCATGACCATCTGCGGCCATCCGCGGGCGGCCGCGGGGCGGATCGTGCTCGAGGGCGAGGACATCACCCATCTGCCCACCTACGAGATCGTGCGACGCGGCATCGCCCACGCCCCGGAGGGGCGCAGGATCTTCCCCAAGATGACCGTGCTCGAGAACCTGCAGATGGGCGCCACGGTGGCCGACCCCAGGTACTTCGACGAGGATCTCGAGCGGGTCTTCACCCTCTTCCCCGTCCTCAAGGAGCGGCAGCACCAGCGCGGCGGCACCCTCTCCGGCGGCGAGCAGCAGATGCTCGCGATCGGCCGGGCGCTCATGGCGCGCCCGCGCATCCTCCTCCTGGACGAGCCGTCGCTGGGGCTCGCCCCGCTGGTGGTGAAGCAGATCTTCGAGGTCATCCGGGAGATCAACCGCCAGCAGAAGGTGACCATCTTCCTGGTGGAGCAGAACGCCTACCATGCCCTGCGCCTGGCCCACCGCGCCTACGTCATGGCCACCGGCAGGATCATCATGACCGGGACCGGGCAGGAGCTGCTGGCCAATCCGGAGGTCCGCGCCGCCTATCTCGAGGGCGGCGTCAAGCACTGA
- a CDS encoding ABC transporter ATP-binding protein, which produces MSEYRPSEPLLTVEHLTMRFGGLVAVNDLSFVAGKREITAIIGPNGAGKTTVFNCLTGFYRPSVGRLTLHRDGRPRYLERMDGHKIAQAGVARTFQNIRLFSGMSVLENLIVAQHVRLMKASRWTVGGLLGLPGYRRAEREAVELARFWLDRIGLTARADWNAGSLPYGDQRRLEIARAMCTRPVLLCLDEPAAGLNPKESAELNELLLSIRDQEGIGILLIEHDMSVVMEISDHIVVLDYGRKIADGTPDEVRRDPAVIRAYLGEEEDEALPEEVAADLGGGPAGG; this is translated from the coding sequence ATGAGCGAGTACCGCCCGAGCGAGCCGCTGCTCACCGTCGAGCACCTCACGATGCGCTTCGGCGGCCTCGTGGCCGTCAACGACCTGTCCTTCGTCGCCGGCAAGCGCGAGATCACCGCCATCATCGGTCCCAACGGCGCCGGCAAGACCACGGTCTTCAACTGCCTGACCGGTTTCTACCGCCCGAGCGTGGGCAGGCTGACCCTGCACCGCGACGGCCGTCCCCGCTACCTCGAGCGCATGGACGGGCACAAGATCGCCCAGGCCGGGGTGGCGCGGACGTTCCAGAACATCCGCCTCTTCTCGGGCATGTCGGTGCTGGAGAACCTGATCGTGGCCCAGCACGTGCGGCTGATGAAGGCCTCGCGCTGGACCGTCGGCGGCCTGCTCGGCCTGCCGGGCTACCGCAGGGCCGAGCGCGAGGCGGTGGAGCTGGCGCGGTTCTGGCTCGACCGCATCGGGCTGACCGCGCGCGCGGACTGGAACGCGGGCAGCCTCCCCTACGGCGACCAGCGCCGCCTCGAGATCGCCCGCGCCATGTGCACGCGCCCGGTCCTGCTCTGCCTCGACGAGCCGGCGGCCGGCCTCAACCCCAAGGAGTCGGCCGAGCTCAACGAGCTGCTGCTCTCGATCCGGGACCAGGAGGGCATCGGGATCCTCCTCATCGAGCACGACATGAGCGTCGTGATGGAGATCTCCGACCACATCGTCGTCCTCGACTACGGCCGCAAGATCGCCGACGGCACCCCGGACGAGGTGCGGCGGGACCCGGCGGTGATCCGCGCCTACCTGGGCGAGGAGGAGGACGAGGCGCTGCCGGAGGAGGTGGCCGCCGACCTGGGCGGCGGGCCGGCCGGCGGCTGA
- the livM gene encoding high-affinity branched-chain amino acid ABC transporter permease LivM, translating into MNRQSVTAARGRIDLGEILKDSGLAALVALLLAFPLVGFQTVDQVGGRLGLNTRFDWVAVGVGAVFVGRVLVRLLAALWPRREEGRKGVMARAGLAIRPYMRWIGAAGIAFAIVLPFLPFASRYVVDLATGVLIYVMLGWGLNIVVGLAGLLDLGYVAFYAVGAYSYALLSVHFGLSFWVVLPLAGLLAATFGVILGFPVLRLRGDYLAIVTLGFGEIIRVVLLNWYKVTNGPDGISGIPRPTFFGLPFARTAPDGGTTFHQFFGLEYAGIHRIIFLYYLILALALITNFFTLRIRRLPVGRAWEALREDEIACRSLGINPTNTKLTAFGIGAMFGGFAGSFFATRQGFISPESFTFIESATILAIVVLGGMGSQIGVVLAAMVLILLPEFGREFAQYRMLFFGAAMVMIMVWRPQGLLAFREPTVRLHARSEGEAER; encoded by the coding sequence ATGAACCGTCAGAGCGTGACCGCGGCGCGGGGCCGCATCGATCTTGGCGAGATCCTCAAGGACAGCGGGCTTGCGGCGCTGGTGGCGCTGCTGCTCGCCTTCCCCCTGGTGGGCTTCCAGACCGTCGACCAGGTGGGCGGGCGGCTGGGTCTGAACACGCGCTTCGACTGGGTCGCCGTCGGGGTCGGCGCGGTCTTCGTCGGGCGCGTCCTCGTCCGGCTGCTGGCCGCGCTGTGGCCGCGCCGCGAGGAGGGCAGGAAGGGCGTCATGGCCCGCGCGGGGCTCGCCATCCGGCCCTACATGCGCTGGATCGGCGCCGCCGGCATCGCCTTCGCCATCGTGCTGCCCTTCCTGCCCTTCGCCAGCCGCTACGTGGTGGATCTCGCCACCGGGGTCCTGATCTACGTCATGCTGGGCTGGGGGCTCAACATCGTGGTGGGCCTCGCCGGGCTGCTGGACCTCGGCTACGTGGCCTTCTACGCCGTGGGGGCCTACAGCTACGCGCTGCTCTCGGTCCACTTCGGGCTCTCGTTCTGGGTGGTGCTGCCGCTCGCCGGGCTGCTCGCGGCGACCTTCGGCGTGATCCTGGGCTTTCCCGTGCTGCGCCTGCGCGGCGACTACCTGGCCATCGTGACGCTGGGCTTCGGCGAGATCATCCGCGTGGTGCTGCTCAACTGGTACAAGGTCACCAACGGACCGGACGGGATCTCGGGCATCCCCCGCCCGACCTTCTTCGGGCTTCCCTTCGCCCGCACCGCACCCGACGGCGGCACCACCTTCCACCAGTTCTTCGGCCTCGAGTACGCCGGCATCCATCGCATCATCTTCCTCTACTACCTGATCCTCGCCCTCGCCCTCATCACCAACTTCTTCACCCTGCGCATCCGCCGGCTGCCGGTGGGCCGTGCGTGGGAGGCGCTGCGCGAGGACGAGATCGCCTGCCGCTCGCTGGGCATCAACCCCACCAACACCAAGCTGACGGCGTTCGGCATCGGCGCCATGTTCGGCGGCTTCGCGGGCTCCTTCTTCGCCACCCGCCAGGGCTTCATCAGCCCGGAGAGCTTCACCTTCATCGAATCCGCGACCATCCTCGCCATCGTGGTGCTGGGGGGCATGGGCAGCCAGATCGGCGTCGTCCTCGCGGCGATGGTGCTGATCCTGCTGCCGGAGTTCGGGCGCGAGTTCGCCCAGTACCGGATGCTCTTCTTCGGTGCGGCGATGGTCATGATCATGGTCTGGCGGCCGCAGGGGCTGCTCGCCTTCCGCGAGCCGACGGTGCGGCTGCATGCACGCTCCGAGGGGGAGGCCGAGCGATGA
- a CDS encoding ABC transporter permease subunit, translated as MAYFLQQLVNGITLGMMYGLIAIGYTMVYGIIGMINFAHGEIYMIGSFVAIIFFTLFSMMGVSSVALGILAVLLISMFFTSVYGWTLERIAYRPLRGAPRLAPLISAIGASIFLQNYVQLLQGARVRPMPPLIRGGITLYQEGDFVVQLSYVQIIIWVTTIVLMAIFATIIAKTSLGRAQRACEQDRVMAGLLGINVDRTISTTFVMGAALAAVAGTMATLYYGVVDFFIGFLAGIKAFTAAVLGGIGSLPGAMLGGLILGLVEAFWSGYFTTEYKDVAAFSILVLVLIFLPTGFLGKPEIEKV; from the coding sequence ATGGCCTACTTCCTGCAGCAGCTCGTCAACGGCATCACCCTCGGGATGATGTACGGCCTCATCGCCATCGGCTACACGATGGTCTACGGCATCATCGGGATGATCAACTTCGCCCACGGCGAGATCTACATGATCGGCTCGTTCGTGGCGATCATCTTCTTCACGCTCTTCTCCATGATGGGGGTGAGCAGCGTCGCGCTGGGGATCCTCGCGGTGCTGCTGATCTCGATGTTCTTCACCTCCGTCTACGGCTGGACCCTGGAGCGCATCGCCTACCGGCCCCTGCGCGGGGCGCCGCGCCTTGCGCCGCTCATCTCCGCCATCGGCGCCTCCATCTTCCTGCAGAACTACGTGCAGCTGCTGCAGGGGGCGCGGGTCCGGCCCATGCCGCCCCTCATCCGCGGCGGCATCACCCTCTATCAGGAGGGCGACTTCGTGGTCCAGCTCAGCTACGTCCAGATCATCATCTGGGTCACCACCATCGTCCTCATGGCGATCTTCGCCACCATCATCGCCAAGACCTCTCTCGGGCGCGCGCAGCGCGCCTGCGAGCAGGACCGCGTCATGGCCGGCCTGCTGGGCATCAACGTCGACCGCACCATCTCCACCACCTTCGTGATGGGCGCGGCGCTCGCCGCGGTGGCGGGCACCATGGCCACCCTCTACTACGGCGTGGTGGACTTCTTCATCGGCTTCCTCGCCGGCATCAAGGCCTTCACCGCGGCGGTGCTGGGCGGCATCGGCTCGCTGCCGGGGGCGATGCTGGGGGGACTCATCCTCGGCCTGGTGGAGGCCTTCTGGTCGGGCTACTTCACCACCGAGTACAAGGACGTGGCGGCGTTCTCCATTCTCGTGCTGGTGCTGATCTTCCTGCCCACCGGCTTCCTCGGCAAGCCCGAGATCGAGAAGGTGTGA
- a CDS encoding MBL fold metallo-hydrolase, with product MAVFRQLFDPESSTYTYLLGEAGEAVLIDPVREQAGRDLALLARLGLRLVWSLDTHVHADHVTAAALLQARTGCATAVGQRAGVACADRLLAEGDEIRFGGEVIRVLETPGHTAGCVSYLWRDRLFTGDALLIGGCGRTDFQDGDPGTLYDSIVGKLFTLPDETLVYPAHDYEGRRVSCIGQEKAINPRLAGRSREAFVALMESMAFPLPRRIQVAVPANRRCGREGIGGGA from the coding sequence GTGGCGGTCTTCCGGCAGCTCTTCGACCCCGAAAGCAGCACCTACACCTATCTCCTGGGGGAGGCCGGCGAGGCCGTCCTCATCGACCCGGTGCGCGAGCAGGCGGGGCGGGATCTCGCGCTGCTGGCGCGGCTGGGCCTGCGCCTGGTCTGGAGCCTCGACACCCACGTCCATGCCGACCACGTCACCGCCGCCGCGCTGCTGCAGGCGCGCACCGGTTGCGCCACCGCGGTGGGGCAGCGCGCGGGGGTGGCCTGCGCCGACCGGCTGCTCGCCGAGGGCGACGAGATCCGCTTCGGCGGCGAGGTGATCCGGGTCCTCGAGACCCCGGGGCACACCGCCGGCTGCGTCAGCTACCTCTGGCGCGACCGCCTCTTCACCGGCGACGCCCTCCTCATCGGCGGCTGCGGCCGCACGGACTTCCAGGACGGCGATCCCGGCACCCTCTACGACAGCATCGTGGGCAAGCTCTTCACGCTCCCGGACGAGACCCTGGTCTACCCGGCCCACGACTACGAGGGTCGGCGCGTCTCCTGCATCGGCCAGGAGAAGGCCATCAACCCCCGGCTCGCCGGACGCAGCCGCGAGGCCTTCGTGGCCCTCATGGAGTCGATGGCCTTCCCGCTGCCGCGGCGGATCCAGGTGGCGGTGCCGGCCAACCGCCGCTGCGGGCGCGAGGGGATCGGGGGCGGGGCGTAG
- a CDS encoding YdcH family protein yields MTQSEQEVVEALLEESRLFRELHEQHRVLKAQIREAELGTLPMDDLTLHRLKKEKLRIKDRMAEMVRAYRRSSTA; encoded by the coding sequence ATGACGCAGAGCGAGCAGGAGGTGGTCGAGGCCCTTCTCGAGGAGAGCCGGCTGTTCCGGGAGCTGCACGAGCAGCACCGCGTCCTCAAGGCGCAGATCCGGGAGGCCGAGCTCGGCACGCTGCCCATGGACGACCTCACCCTGCATCGGCTGAAGAAGGAGAAGCTGCGCATCAAGGACCGCATGGCCGAGATGGTGCGCGCCTACCGGCGCAGCAGCACGGCCTGA
- the pdhA gene encoding pyruvate dehydrogenase (acetyl-transferring) E1 component subunit alpha — protein sequence MRETVARFAVAYRRHLHPDGRLDDDAPAFARDPARLIPLYRAMVRARTFDAKAVALQRTGQLGTYASALGQEAIGVAVGSAMRPEDVLLPSYREHAAQLLRGVTMTELLLYWGGDERGSDFAGPREDFPVCIPVATHACHAVGVAYAFRLRGEARVAVAVMGDGATSKGDFYEALNAAGVWRLPLVVVVNNNQWAISVPRSRQSAAETLAQKAVAAGIHGEQVDGNDVVALRAALDEALGRARAGEGPSLVEALTYRLGDHTTADDASRYRDDDEVRRRWAEEPAARLRSHLVAVGAWGKADEEALLAEARAEVEQAVAAYLATPPPAPEAMFDHLHAELPAALARQRAEVAGRGGHG from the coding sequence ATGCGCGAGACCGTCGCCCGCTTCGCCGTCGCCTACCGGCGCCACCTCCACCCCGACGGCCGCCTCGACGACGACGCCCCCGCCTTCGCCCGCGACCCCGCCCGCCTGATCCCGCTCTACCGGGCCATGGTGCGCGCCCGCACCTTCGACGCCAAGGCGGTGGCGCTGCAGCGCACGGGCCAGCTCGGCACCTACGCCTCCGCCCTCGGCCAGGAGGCCATCGGCGTCGCCGTCGGCAGCGCCATGCGCCCCGAGGACGTGCTCCTGCCCTCCTACCGGGAGCACGCCGCGCAGCTGCTCCGCGGCGTCACCATGACCGAGCTCCTGCTCTACTGGGGCGGCGACGAACGCGGTAGCGACTTCGCGGGCCCGCGCGAGGACTTCCCGGTCTGCATCCCGGTGGCGACCCACGCCTGCCACGCCGTCGGCGTCGCCTACGCCTTCCGGCTGCGCGGGGAGGCGCGGGTGGCGGTGGCGGTGATGGGCGACGGCGCCACCTCCAAGGGCGACTTCTACGAGGCCCTCAACGCCGCCGGGGTCTGGCGCCTGCCCCTGGTGGTGGTGGTCAACAACAACCAGTGGGCGATCTCGGTCCCGCGCAGCCGCCAGAGCGCCGCCGAGACCCTGGCCCAGAAGGCCGTCGCCGCCGGCATCCACGGCGAGCAGGTGGACGGCAACGACGTCGTCGCCCTGCGCGCCGCGCTGGACGAGGCCCTCGGCCGCGCCCGCGCGGGCGAGGGGCCGAGCCTCGTCGAGGCCCTCACCTACCGCCTCGGCGACCACACCACCGCCGACGACGCGAGCCGCTACCGCGACGACGACGAGGTGCGCCGGCGCTGGGCCGAGGAGCCGGCGGCCCGGCTGCGAAGCCACCTGGTGGCGGTGGGCGCCTGGGGCAAGGCCGACGAGGAGGCGCTGCTCGCCGAGGCCCGCGCCGAGGTGGAGCAGGCGGTGGCGGCCTATCTCGCCACCCCGCCGCCGGCGCCCGAGGCCATGTTCGACCACCTCCACGCGGAGCTTCCCGCGGCCCTCGCACGGCAGCGGGCGGAGGTGGCGGGGAGGGGCGGCCATGGCTGA
- a CDS encoding alpha-ketoacid dehydrogenase subunit beta: MAELTLVEAVNRALARALEEDPSVVVLGEDVGANGGVFRATEGLQARFGPERVIDTPLAETLIAGMAVGMAAQGLRPVAEIQFMGFIYPTIDHVLNHAARLRNRTRGRLTCPMVLRAPYGGGIHAPEHHSESTEALFAHIPGLRVVIPSSPARAYGLLLAAIRDPDPVVFLEPKRIYRMMREEVDEGAGTLPLDTAFVLREGTDLTLVSWGAMLVETLAAAEVLAEEGVSAEVLDLATLKPMDTETLLASVARTGRCVVVHEAARTGGVGAEVAAVLAEEGLTSLLAPVLRVTGYDTVMPLPRLERAYLPDTARIVEAARRILEYA, from the coding sequence ATGGCTGAGCTGACCCTGGTGGAGGCCGTCAACCGGGCGCTCGCCCGCGCCCTCGAGGAGGACCCGTCGGTGGTGGTCCTGGGCGAGGACGTGGGCGCCAACGGCGGGGTCTTCCGCGCCACCGAGGGCCTGCAGGCCCGCTTCGGCCCCGAGCGCGTCATCGACACCCCGCTCGCCGAGACCCTGATCGCGGGCATGGCGGTGGGCATGGCCGCGCAGGGCCTGCGCCCGGTGGCCGAGATCCAGTTCATGGGCTTCATCTACCCCACCATCGACCACGTCCTCAACCACGCCGCGCGCCTGCGCAACCGCACCCGCGGGCGCCTCACCTGCCCCATGGTCCTGCGCGCCCCCTACGGCGGCGGCATCCACGCCCCCGAGCACCACTCCGAGAGCACCGAGGCGCTCTTCGCCCACATCCCGGGCCTGCGGGTGGTGATCCCGTCGTCGCCGGCGCGGGCCTACGGCCTGCTGCTGGCCGCCATCCGCGACCCCGACCCGGTGGTCTTCCTCGAGCCCAAGCGCATCTACCGGATGATGCGCGAGGAGGTGGACGAGGGGGCCGGGACCCTGCCGCTGGACACCGCCTTCGTCCTGCGCGAGGGCACGGACCTCACCCTGGTCTCCTGGGGGGCGATGCTGGTGGAGACCCTGGCCGCGGCGGAGGTCCTGGCCGAGGAGGGGGTCTCCGCCGAGGTCCTCGACCTGGCCACCCTCAAGCCCATGGACACGGAGACGCTGCTCGCCTCGGTGGCCCGCACCGGGCGCTGCGTCGTCGTCCACGAGGCGGCGCGCACCGGCGGCGTCGGCGCCGAGGTGGCGGCGGTGCTCGCCGAGGAGGGGCTGACCTCGCTCCTTGCGCCGGTGCTGCGGGTGACCGGCTACGACACCGTCATGCCCCTGCCGCGGCTCGAGCGCGCCTACCTGCCCGACACCGCGCGCATCGTCGAGGCCGCGCGCCGCATCCTGGAGTACGCCTGA